From a region of the Lactuca sativa cultivar Salinas chromosome 4, Lsat_Salinas_v11, whole genome shotgun sequence genome:
- the LOC111910703 gene encoding L-type lectin-domain containing receptor kinase IX.1 gives MGQLMHVLITFFYSNMFYLTFTPFASSLYFKISSFTSNNNQILYRGSAAPSSGAVQLNPVNYVCQVGQAIYADRVQMWDSSSGKVADFTTRFSFTIDTDDQANYGDGFAFFLGPADFQIPPNSAGSFLGLYNLSNYRESSQNHMIHVEFDSFVDTDWDPSYEHVGINKNSIFSANTTAWSAGNHSVDVADVTISYSSQTMLLIVSWTYNNPTPETSSVSYHVDIKEVLTEWVTIGFSAGTGNLKEKNTLLSWEFDSSLNGIWRSPEERPGVSTAGYLVPGAIGVIIGMVIATIIIGILLFIFFKKGCWIKGKGRRTKKSTQEKNKLIKKSSSADIESEGRSAPLKYSYSDLLLATNGFSHKNKLGAGGSGDVYKGRLPIPFLQEVAVKKISDDSTQGENECAAEVATIGKLKHPNLVELVGLCEEQGKFLLIYEIMPNGSLDSYLFGNKGPLGWSNRYKIVQGLASALHHLHEEQGETYVIHRDIKPSNVMLDLEFNPKLGDFGLARLKDSNEQGSKTTKVAGTLGYFAPEYVTSRKASKATDMYSFGVTVLEIGSGRSVANQISDMDLIEWVTHLYREKQLLLTVDERLSHDVNEKQYNCLMTVGLSCTHPDPKCLRYISLASYVVNCKFPYSKTILFTILQNANGLSACYKKSGQTSVSPLIASPITLYDPNPRLPLLVNLNRQINVLIQWLGALLAQLQYRRNFVAAKGKIVTAKGRDKEMRDKFPPLMSMLIANGRR, from the exons ATGGGCCAGCTGATGCATGTTCTTATTACTTTCTTCTATAGCAACATGTTCTATCTTACTTTTACACCCTTCGCTAGCTCCCTTTATTTCAAAATCTCAAGTTTTACTTCAAACAATAACCAAATCCTATATAGAGGAAGTGCTGCGCCTTCTTCTGGAGCCGTACAATTGAACCCTGTGAATTACGTGTGCCAAGTAGGCCAAGCCATCTATGCCGATAGAGTACAAATGTGGGATTCCAGCTCAGGGAAAGTCGCAGATTTCACTACGCGTTTCTCGTTCACCATTGACACCGACGATCAAGCCAACTATGGAGACGGGTTTGCATTTTTTCTTGGCCCCGCGGATTTCCAAATCCCACCCAACTCTGCTGGTTCCTTTCTTGGTCTCTATAACTTATCTAATTATAGAGAGTCGTCCCAAAATCACATGATCCATGTCGAGTTCGACAGTTTTGTTGACACTGATTGGGATCCTTCATATGAACATGTTGGGATAAACAAGAATTCCATCTTTTCAGCTAACACCACAGCTTGGAGTGCTGGTAATCACAGTGTTGATGTTGCTGACGTTACAATCTCTTATAGTTCTCAAACAATGCTGTTGATAGTGTCTTGGACCTACAATAATCCTACTCCAGAAACTTCGAGCGTTTCATATCATGTTGACATTAAGGAGGTTCTCACTGAATGGGTGACCATAGGCTTTTCCGCTGGCACTGGCAACCTTAAAGAGAAAAATACACTTTTATCATGGGAGTTCGATTCAAGCTTAAATGGTATATGGCGAAGCCCGGAAGAGAGACCAGGTGTATCGACAGCTGGTTACTTAGTTCCTGGTGCCATAGGTGTGATCATAGGTATGGTCATAGCCACAATAATCATCGGCATTCTGTTATTCATTTTTTTCAAGAAGGGTTGTTGGATCAAAGGTAAAGGAAGAAGAACGAAGAAATCGACACAAGAGAAAAATAAGTTGATCAAAAAATCCAGTAGTGCTGATATTGAAAGTGAAGGAAGGTCTGCACCATTGAAATATTCTTACTCTGATCTGCTTTTGGCAACAAACGGCTTCTCCCATAAGAATAAGTTGGGCGCAGGAGGTTCTGGTGATGTTTACAAGGGACGTCTTCCAATTCCATTTCTCCAGGAGGTTGCGGTAAAGAAGATCTCAGATGATTCTACACAAGGAgaaaatgagtgtgcggctgaGGTGGCAACCATTGGAAAACTGAAACACCCAAATTTGGTGGAACTTGTAGGTTTGTGTGAAGAGCAGGGTAAGTTCTTGCTTATATACGAAATTATGCCAAATGGTAGTCTTGATTCTTACCTCTTTGGCAATAAAGGCCCTCTTGGTTGGTCCAATCGATACAAAATAGTTCAGGGTTTGGCATCTGCATTACATCACCTGCATGAGGAGCAAGGTGAAACATATGTTATTCACAGAGATATCAAACCAAGCAATGTGATGCTAGACTTAGAGTTCAATCCGAAGCTTGGAGATTTTGGTTTAGCTCGACTAAAGGACAGCAATGAACAAGGTTCAAAAACTACTAAAGTGGCAGGAACCTTGGGATACTTCGCACCCGAGTATGTTACTTCACGTAAAGCTAGCAAGGCAACAGATATGTATAGCTTCGGTGTCACTGTATTGGAAATTGGGAGTGGGAGAAGTGTGGCGAACCAAATCTCGGACATGGACTTGATAGAATGGGTTACGCATTTATACCGAGAGAAGCAACTTCTTTTAACAGTTGATGAAAGGCTATCGCATGACGTTAATGAGAAACAATACAATTGTTTGATGACTGTAGGGTTGTCATGTACACACCCTGATCCAA AATGTTTAAGGTATATTTCTTTAGCAAGTTACGTTGTGAATTGTAAGTTTCCATATTCAAAAACAATTCTATTTACAAT TCTGCAAAACGCAAATGGATTAAGCGCATGCTACAAAAAATCTGGTCAAACCTCCGTATCACCGCTAATAGCGTCGCCAATAACGCTCTACGATCCGAATCCAAGGTTACCCCTTCTGGTAAATCTCAACCGTCAGATCAACGTTCTAATCCAATGGCTAGGGGCTCTTCTCGCACAACTTCAATACCGGCGAAATTTTGTCGCCGCAAAAGGTAAAATTGTCACCGCAAAAGGTCGTGACAAAGAGATGCGTGATAAATTCCCTCCTTTGATGTCGATGCTAATAGCAAATGGTCGCCGCTAA